The Effusibacillus lacus genome includes the window ACAAAAAACGGTCTGTTGTTTCGTGAGGAATTCAGGGGTGAGGTGAAGCGGGTTCTTGCCAAATTCGGATACCCCGTAAAAGACTTGGTTGGATATACGCTGGGAGACCCGCTTCCCATACGACTGCGGCAGTCCTTTTCCGAATCGGGAGGCTTGCTGCTCCGTCCTTACCAACAGGACGCAGTCCGTTCGTTTCTGGCGGGCGATACAGCAGACGGTTCCGGGGTGGTCGTCATGCCCTGCGGTTCCGGCAAGACTGTGGTGGGATTGGCTGTCATGGCATCCCTTCAAACCCATACCTTAATCCTGACACCCAACGTCATGGCCGTCCATCAGTGGCAACGTGAAATCGCAGACAAGTGCGAGGTTCCGGCGGGAGCAGTAGGTGAATATACCACCGATTGCAAGGAGGTCAAGCCGATTACGATTACCACCTATCAAATGCTCACTTATTCCAAAAACGGCTCCTATCCGCATTTTAACAAATTAAATCAAGGCCGTTGGGGGCTCATCATCTATGATGAAGTTCATCTGCTGCCAGCCCCCGTTTTCCGTTTGACGGCAGAATTGCAAAGCACAAGACGCCTGGGTTTGACCGCCACCCTGATCCGGGAAGATGGGGCCGAAACGGAAGTGTTCTCGATGATTGGCCCGAAGAAATATGATGTCCCCTGGAAACATCTGGAATATCAAGGATGGATTGCCCGGACAGTTTGTTATGAGGTTGGCGTTCCATTGGAGTCAACGGCCAGAACCCGTTACATCACCGCTTCGGATCGGCAGAAATACCGGGTGGCAGCCGAAAACCCTTTAAAATTGGACGTAATTCGCTCAATACTGAGGAAACATGCGGAGGACCGGGTACTTATCATAGGCCACTATGTGGATCAATTGAAAAAAATCGCCAGGGAACTGCAGGTGCCGTTGATTACAGGACAGGCTTTGATGCCGGCAAGAGAGGCTTTGTTTCAGCAGTTTCGGGAAGGGACAATTCCTGTTCTTGCGGTATCAAGAGTGGCCAATATTGCAGTTGATTTGCCCGACGCCAATGTTGCAATCCAAATCTCGGGAACTTTTGGATCGCGGCAGGAAGAAGCGCAACGGTTGGGAAGATTGTTGCGCCCCAATTCGGACGGACGGCCTTCCAGTTTTTATTCCCTTGTCAGCAAGGACACCTGCGAGCAGGAGAAGGCGCTGCACCGCCAGTTGTTTTTGGCTGAACAAGGATATGAATACATTTGGATCGATGCTAACGAGATGCTGCAGGAAAGGAATGTGTAACGATGCGGTTAAGCGAATGTCTGAATTCGTCAGATATCAATACGCTGAAAAAAATTGCGGAGACCCACCGGCTGGACTGTCACCGGAGTTCCAAGAACTCGTTGATGCAAGCTATCATGTCCCGGTTTAACAACCGTAAATTTGTTTATGAAAAACTGGACAGCGTAGACAGTGAACACTATAGAGAGGCTCTCCTCCAACTGGTGCTGGACAAACGCCAATCTTTTTCGAGGGAAGATCTTGCGGCCATTGCCAAGCGGGTAACCGGTTCAGCCGAGGATCTGGACAAGCGCTTGATCTCCAAATTTTTGCAGGACGGCTGGATGTATCGACTGGGGAGTGGCGGGGGCGGTACTGCCTACTACCTGCCTGAGGATCTTTCCAGAACAATGAAAGAGTATATGGCGGCCAAACTGCAAAGTCGCGTGGAAAGAACCGAATCGGCTCCGATTGTTTACAGAGACGATCAGTTTGCCATTATTCGCGACACGGTGCAATTTATTTCTTTCGTCAAAAACAACGAAGTGAAGACCACCATGGAAGGAGTCATTTACAAACGTCAACTGATGCAATTGCTGGAAAGTATGGAAGTCAAGGAGGAAGCGGTTGGAACCGGGTGGAGGTTCGGATATGGGAGGCGATTCTACAATTATCCCGATCGCTTCGCCCTGATCTACGATTATTGTTATGGAAGGGGAATCGTCGAGGAGCAGGAAGCCGGTTTCCTGTCGCTGACGAACAAAACGGAAACGTGGCTGCTGAAATCTGACAAGGACAAATTGATGGACCTGGTAAAGTTTTGGCGCTTGCTCTACAGAAGGCCCATTCCCAGAATCTCTCTGGTGACAAGCACAATTGCCACTGCTGCAAAGGCGGGGTGGACCTTGAAGGAATCGGTCAATCGATTGGTCGCTTCCTATGTTTCCGGTTATTATTACGATAGCCAGGAACAGGTTATGGAAAAAAGGGTCTACCAGATGATGGTATACCTTGGACTGCTTTGCATCGGCAAACTGGCCGATGGCCGACAGGTCATGAAGCTGTCAGATGTGGGACGGGAGCTTTTATTGGAAGAAAAAATGCAAGATGAACGGGAAGCCGTCCACAAGGATGCCAGC containing:
- a CDS encoding DNA repair helicase XPB — its product is MTTGRPLIVQSDFTILLEVKDPLFERVRELILPFAELVKSPEHVHTYRISRVSLWNASTSGYSAERILEILRRFSKYPLPVNVQKFVVEETGKYGRLVLEKANGNLLLRGDSGLLGEIAEQTSFKQIRLRKTKNGLLFREEFRGEVKRVLAKFGYPVKDLVGYTLGDPLPIRLRQSFSESGGLLLRPYQQDAVRSFLAGDTADGSGVVVMPCGSGKTVVGLAVMASLQTHTLILTPNVMAVHQWQREIADKCEVPAGAVGEYTTDCKEVKPITITTYQMLTYSKNGSYPHFNKLNQGRWGLIIYDEVHLLPAPVFRLTAELQSTRRLGLTATLIREDGAETEVFSMIGPKKYDVPWKHLEYQGWIARTVCYEVGVPLESTARTRYITASDRQKYRVAAENPLKLDVIRSILRKHAEDRVLIIGHYVDQLKKIARELQVPLITGQALMPAREALFQQFREGTIPVLAVSRVANIAVDLPDANVAIQISGTFGSRQEEAQRLGRLLRPNSDGRPSSFYSLVSKDTCEQEKALHRQLFLAEQGYEYIWIDANEMLQERNV
- a CDS encoding helicase-associated domain-containing protein, which codes for MRLSECLNSSDINTLKKIAETHRLDCHRSSKNSLMQAIMSRFNNRKFVYEKLDSVDSEHYREALLQLVLDKRQSFSREDLAAIAKRVTGSAEDLDKRLISKFLQDGWMYRLGSGGGGTAYYLPEDLSRTMKEYMAAKLQSRVERTESAPIVYRDDQFAIIRDTVQFISFVKNNEVKTTMEGVIYKRQLMQLLESMEVKEEAVGTGWRFGYGRRFYNYPDRFALIYDYCYGRGIVEEQEAGFLSLTNKTETWLLKSDKDKLMDLVKFWRLLYRRPIPRISLVTSTIATAAKAGWTLKESVNRLVASYVSGYYYDSQEQVMEKRVYQMMVYLGLLCIGKLADGRQVMKLSDVGRELLLEEKMQDEREAVHKDASPLIVHPNFEVLLPASESRLGWELNQFADLALPDLMRIYRLTKGSVSRGFQSGWTADRMVEFLERYSGSPVPVNVKRMIARWCDEQTADK